The following are encoded in a window of Gramella sp. MT6 genomic DNA:
- a CDS encoding DUF202 domain-containing protein has translation MRRVKLHNPFKTRIIDEKLVREHLALERTKLANERTLLSYIRASIYLLISGLALLQIKEYQGISLMWVGYLSLLICVLFLIVGFSRYIALERKLNKLLQPDDDSDENRENQRQ, from the coding sequence ATGAGAAGAGTAAAACTCCACAACCCGTTTAAAACAAGAATAATAGATGAAAAGCTCGTTCGGGAGCATCTGGCTTTGGAAAGAACAAAACTGGCAAATGAAAGAACTTTACTTTCTTACATACGTGCATCTATCTATCTTTTAATTAGCGGACTGGCATTATTACAGATCAAAGAATATCAGGGAATAAGCCTTATGTGGGTTGGTTATCTATCTTTACTCATCTGTGTACTATTTCTCATCGTAGGTTTTTCGAGGTATATTGCACTGGAAAGAAAACTGAATAAACTCTTACAGCCAGATGATGATTCAGATGAAAACAGGG